The genomic stretch CGCCGGTGTGGCCGCGACGGGGATCTGCATCGCCGCGTACGCGCGGCGCTAGGCGTCCGGGTTCCCGCCACCTGAGTGGCTCCCTTCGTGCGATCGGTTGGACGCCGCGCGATCGACGAGGCGGCGTTCACCGCCGGCGGCACATGGCAGGCGCAGCGACGCGTGGCGCTCAGGGAACCGCGGCGTCCCGCCACCCTTCACGATCCAGCAGCGTCTCGACGCGGCGCCGGATCTCGTCGCGGATCTCACGCACGCGCGCGAGCGGCTGCCCCTTGGGGTCGTCGAGCGGCCAGTCATCGCGTCTGGCGCCCGGGACCACGGGGCACCGATCGCCGCAGCCCATCGTGATCAGCATCTGCGCCTGCCGCGCCAGATCGGCGGTCAGCATCGAGGTGGCCGCGCCGGAGAGATCGACGCCGACTTCGCGCATCGCGGCCACCACTTCCGGGTGCACCCGAGGGCCGGGCTCGGTGCCCGCCGAGATCGCCCGCGCCTTGCCCGGGTCGGCCAGCCGGTTGAACCAGGCGGCGGCCATCTGCGACCGGCCGGCATTGTGGACGCACGCGAAGAGTACGGTGGTCACGCGGCGATTATCGCGCGGTTCCGCCGCCACGGTTGACACGGGGGAGCCCAGTCCGTACAGTTGTCACTGACAACCATGCCTGCAGCCACCGAACGTTCCGCCCCCCGGTCCCCGGACCTGCGCCGCGATGCCGCCGCCCTGCAGGCGGCGGTGGCGGAGCTGGTCCGCGTCTATCAGTTTCGCGACCGCGATCGCATCTGCTGCCACGACATCTCGGTCACGCAGTGCTACGCGCTCGAGATGCTGATCGAGCACGCGCCGCTGCGCCTGAACGCGCTCGCCGAGAAGCTGTTCCTGGACAAGAGCACGACCAGCCGGGTGGTCGGCTCGCTGGTCAAGAAGGGGTATGTCGAGCAGCGCGCCGATCCGGCCGACGCGCGCGCCACCGCGCTTCATGTCACCCCGCGCGGCCGCCGGTTGTACAAACGGATCACCGACGATCTGGTGGAGCAGCAGAAGGCGCTCCTCGAGGAGCTGGCGCCTGACGTGCGCGCCGCCGTCGTGCACGTCATCCGCGGCCTGGCGAGCGCGGCACACGCGCGATTCCGTTCCGGCGTCTCGGTCGGCGGCTGCTGCGCTCCGGCTGCCGGCGGATCCGCTGACGACTGATGATGGCCGCCCCTGCGATTCGCCCCGCACGGGAGAGCGACGCCGCCGCGATCGCCGCGATCTACAACCAGGGCATCGAGGATCGCGGCGCCACGTTCGAAACCGGGCTGCGCACCGCCGGCGACATCCGCGCGAAGCTCTCCGGCGGCGACCGCTTTCCGACGCTGGTCGCGGTGGACGGCGAGGCGGTGCTCGGCTGGGCCGGCCTGAGCGCGTACCGTGCGCGCGACTGTTATGCCGGCATCGCGGAGTTCTCGATCTACCTCGATCGCTCGGCACGCGGCCGCGGCGTCGGACGGCTCCTTCTCACGGCGTTGATCGACGCCGCTCGCGAACGGGGCTTCTGGAAGCTGGTCTCGCGGATCTTCCCCTTCAACGCTGCAAGCCGCGCCGTCTGTCGAGCGTGCGGCTTCCGCGAGGTGGGGGTCTACGAGAAGCACGCGCGCCTCGACGGCCGGTGGCTCGACGTCGTGATCGTCGAACGTCTCATTCCGGAGAACCAGTCATGACCGTCGCAATCGTCGGCGCTGGACCCGTCGGCCTTGCCAAAGCCCCGGCCCCGCCTCGCCGCCGCCCAATGGCGGGCGAACGCGGGCAGCAGCCGCAGCACGAAGCGCAGCATGGCGGTCCACCGCGCGAATGCCCGCCGGTCGCGGGCGCGCCACGCGAATCCATACGCGTCGCGGACCGAGGGAGGGAGCGTTCCGATCGTCAGCACCTGGGTCGCGCGGAACGCCGGCCAGAAGAAGCGCCAGCGCGGCGGGTACAGCACGGCGCGTGCAAGCGCGCGGCTGATGTCGCCGACGGCCAGGGCGTCGCCTGCCAGCATCTGGTGCATCTGTCGCTCGAGCTCTGCGCCGTCCCGCGGGAGCCATCCGTCCGGCATGCCGAGCAGCGGCTCCATGATCGCCGCCTCCGCGCAGTAGCGATCGCGTTCCCCGCGCGTCAGCGGCCCGACCAGGAGCTCATACGCGATCAGAATCGAATCGAGCAGCGTGACGTGCACCCAGCGCTGCAGGACGGGATCGTGCGCGCTGTAGCGCTGCCGCTCGCTGGCGCCGGAGCCGTCGTGCACGCGATCGTGAATGGTGTTGATGCGCGCCGCGGCGGCGATCATCTCGTCGCGATCGCCGAAGGTCAGCGACAGCATCGCGCCGACGGTCGAGTGCAGGCGGCGGACGCTCGCGCGCAGGCTGCCCCGGAACGAACTGTGGTGATGGACGCCGGCCGCAACCGCCGGGTGCGCGAGCTGCAGGAGGATCGCTCGTCCCCAGGCCGCCACCAGGATCCTCTCGCGGTTGACCTTCCAGGTGATGCTGCCGGGGCCGGTCCGGACGTGGCCGGACCCGCGGAGGCGTGCGCCGACCGCCGCACGGTGCCGCTCGAATGAATCTGCCGTCGAAGTCACGCGCCTCCAGCTTTACATTCTAAAGACATAACTTTACAATGTAAAGCATGCGTATCGTCCGTGCCGCCCATCTCGGCATGTGCTTCGGCGTGCGTGACGCCATCGCGCTGGCGCTCGAGCACGCCGACGCCGGCCCGCTCACGATTCTCGGCGATCTCGTCCACAATCCCGACGTGCTCGCCGCCCTCCACTCCAAGGGTATCGCGGTTGCCCAGGACCCCGCACAGGTCAGGACCCCGACGCTCATGGTGACGGCGCACGGCACGTCGGAGCGCGCCCTCGCCCGCACCCGCGCTCTCGGGTTGACCGTGGTGGAAGCGACGTGCCCTCTCGTCCACGTCGCCCACCGCGCCGTCGCCGCCCTCGTCCGCGACGGCTGCCACGTCGTCATCGTCGGCCAGCGCGACCACGTCGAGGTGCGCGGGCTGACCGGCGATCTCGACCGGTTCGACGTCGTGCTCGAGGACGACGACGTGCTCGCCCTCGAGGAGCACCCGCGGATCGGCGTCGCCGCACAGACCACGCAGCCGCTCGGAAAGGTGCGGCACGTCGTCGATCTGATCAGGCGGCGCTTCCCCCGCTCGGAAGTGCGGTTCTTCGACACCGTGTGCAAGCCGACCAAGGACCGGCAGTCGGCGGCCATCGATCTGGCGCGCCAGTCCGACGTCGTCATCGTCGTCGGCGGCCGTTCGAGCAACAACACGCGCGAGCTGGTGAAGACCTGCGCGCGCCATTGCGCGCGCGTGCATCACGTCCAGACCGATGCCGACGTCCGCGCGGAGTGGTTCGACGGCGCCGGGGTGGTGGGGCTGACCGCGGGCACGTCCACGCCGGACGCTGTCATCGACCGCGTCGAGGCGCGCGTCCGACAGGTCGCGGCTCTGGCGATCCGCTAAACTGAGGCGTGATTTCGCGCCGACGCGACCTCCACCTCCTCACCGCATCTCTGGTCCTCGTCCTTGCCCGTGCCGCGGTGTCTTCGCAGCGCCCCGCGAACCCGGCCGCGGCCGCGTTGAAGAACCCGGTCGCCCCGACCGCAGCCTCGCTCTCGGCGGGAAAGGCGGCGTACGACATCAACTGCGCGGCCTGTCACGGCGCGCTCGGCCAGGGGGCGGTGAAGGCCGGCGTCACCATCTCGATCATCGCCGAGCAGGGAGGCAAGCAGCCGCCGGATCTCACGGACGACCAGTGGGACTTCGGGTCGAGCGACGGCGAGATCTATACCGTGATCAGGAAGGGCATCCCGCCGACGATGATGATGGGCTGGGAGGGGCACCTCCCGGACGCCGACATCTGGAACGTCGTCAACTACCTGCGCGCCCTGGCGGCGAAGAAGGACGTACCGTCCGCGCCCGCCGCGCCGCGGCCGGCGGCCGACCTGGCGCCGCGCCGGAAGCTCGAGCTGACCGACTACCTTCAGATGCCGGTCACCGCCGACAAGAACGGCACGGCGACGATGGCGCAGCTGGCGCGGATCAATTTCATGCGCGACGAGCCGGGCGGCCGACGCTTCTTCATCAACGATCAGAACGGGCCGCTCTACATCCTCGACAAGCAGACGAAGAAGCTCACGACGTATCTCGATTTCAACGGACTCGCCGGCCGTCCCGGCCTGTTTGCGAAGCTGACGTTCGAGCGCAACTTCGCGACCGGGCTCACCAACTTCATTTTCGATCCCGACTACGCGCGCAACGGCGTCTTCTACACGATTCACATGGAAGACCCGACCACCGCCGCGCCGTCCGAGCCGCGGCCCGGCGTGGTTCGCGGCCTCGAGCTGACCGGCTACCGGACCACGCCGGCGGTGCCCACGCCGATGCCGCCTGGCGCCGTCGTGACGCGCGAATCGGTGCTGATCGAGTGGACCGACCGCGACATCGCCAACGCGACGTTCGAGGGGACCGCGCGCGAGCTGCTGCGCGTGCAGGTGTCATCGGCGATTCATCCGCTCGGCGAGATGACGTTCAACCCGTCGGCGCGTCGCGGGGACGCGGAGTGGCGCGTGATGTACCTCGGTTCGGGCGACGGGGGGAGCGGCGAGCAGAAGGACGTCCGCCGGCTGACGCCGCAGCGGCTCGATACGCTCAACGGCAAGATCCTGCGCATCATCCCCGACCTGCGCGAGCACGCGAGCACGAGCACCATCAGCGAGAACGGGCGCTACCGGATCCCGAACGACAATCCGTTCGTTTCCCTGGCCGGAGCGCGCAAGGAGATCTGGTCGGCCGGCCTGCGCAATCCGCACCGGCTGATCTGGGATGTCGAACCTGCGCCGCCGCGAACGCCGCGTCTCATCGCGTTCAACATCGGCCTGACGGCGTGGGAAACGGTGATGATCGTCAAGAAGGGGGCGAACTACGGCTATCCGCTGCGCGAAGGGCCGCAGGCGATGACCCTCGAAGGCATGCGGCCGGTTCCGGCGGAGGACACGATTCCGCTGCAGATC from Vicinamibacterales bacterium encodes the following:
- a CDS encoding MarR family transcriptional regulator; this encodes MPAATERSAPRSPDLRRDAAALQAAVAELVRVYQFRDRDRICCHDISVTQCYALEMLIEHAPLRLNALAEKLFLDKSTTSRVVGSLVKKGYVEQRADPADARATALHVTPRGRRLYKRITDDLVEQQKALLEELAPDVRAAVVHVIRGLASAAHARFRSGVSVGGCCAPAAGGSADD
- a CDS encoding PQQ-dependent sugar dehydrogenase; its protein translation is MISRRRDLHLLTASLVLVLARAAVSSQRPANPAAAALKNPVAPTAASLSAGKAAYDINCAACHGALGQGAVKAGVTISIIAEQGGKQPPDLTDDQWDFGSSDGEIYTVIRKGIPPTMMMGWEGHLPDADIWNVVNYLRALAAKKDVPSAPAAPRPAADLAPRRKLELTDYLQMPVTADKNGTATMAQLARINFMRDEPGGRRFFINDQNGPLYILDKQTKKLTTYLDFNGLAGRPGLFAKLTFERNFATGLTNFIFDPDYARNGVFYTIHMEDPTTAAPSEPRPGVVRGLELTGYRTTPAVPTPMPPGAVVTRESVLIEWTDRDIANATFEGTARELLRVQVSSAIHPLGEMTFNPSARRGDAEWRVMYLGSGDGGSGEQKDVRRLTPQRLDTLNGKILRIIPDLREHASTSTISENGRYRIPNDNPFVSLAGARKEIWSAGLRNPHRLIWDVEPAPPRTPRLIAFNIGLTAWETVMIVKKGANYGYPLREGPQAMTLEGMRPVPAEDTIPLQITGTVARGTITPTYPVIAYPHTAIGGDAIANGFVYRGRRIPALEGKLLFGDIASGRLWYVEMADLRRADDDDPATLAPLHEVDGGIRQLTEATFRARGGRGDTLPGAAAVAGRGRVDMRFAEDHDGELYLLTKSDGMIRQVVGFR
- the ispH gene encoding 4-hydroxy-3-methylbut-2-enyl diphosphate reductase, whose translation is MRIVRAAHLGMCFGVRDAIALALEHADAGPLTILGDLVHNPDVLAALHSKGIAVAQDPAQVRTPTLMVTAHGTSERALARTRALGLTVVEATCPLVHVAHRAVAALVRDGCHVVIVGQRDHVEVRGLTGDLDRFDVVLEDDDVLALEEHPRIGVAAQTTQPLGKVRHVVDLIRRRFPRSEVRFFDTVCKPTKDRQSAAIDLARQSDVVIVVGGRSSNNTRELVKTCARHCARVHHVQTDADVRAEWFDGAGVVGLTAGTSTPDAVIDRVEARVRQVAALAIR
- a CDS encoding oxygenase MpaB family protein yields the protein MTSTADSFERHRAAVGARLRGSGHVRTGPGSITWKVNRERILVAAWGRAILLQLAHPAVAAGVHHHSSFRGSLRASVRRLHSTVGAMLSLTFGDRDEMIAAAARINTIHDRVHDGSGASERQRYSAHDPVLQRWVHVTLLDSILIAYELLVGPLTRGERDRYCAEAAIMEPLLGMPDGWLPRDGAELERQMHQMLAGDALAVGDISRALARAVLYPPRWRFFWPAFRATQVLTIGTLPPSVRDAYGFAWRARDRRAFARWTAMLRFVLRLLPAFARHWAAARRGRGFGKADGSSADDCDGHDWFSGMRRSTITTSSHRPSRRACFS
- a CDS encoding arsinothricin resistance N-acetyltransferase ArsN1 family A; translation: MAAPAIRPARESDAAAIAAIYNQGIEDRGATFETGLRTAGDIRAKLSGGDRFPTLVAVDGEAVLGWAGLSAYRARDCYAGIAEFSIYLDRSARGRGVGRLLLTALIDAARERGFWKLVSRIFPFNAASRAVCRACGFREVGVYEKHARLDGRWLDVVIVERLIPENQS